In Falco naumanni isolate bFalNau1 chromosome 5, bFalNau1.pat, whole genome shotgun sequence, the following are encoded in one genomic region:
- the RESF1 gene encoding retroelement silencing factor 1 isoform X1 yields MDWNARSLQNADAKKNLQNEEACHNQLLCNAHDFPQTNICSSKNACTCAGNNQMVYLPTSNVAFPFVNSEGLKTSDQALPEASVAGNDLFISKYSVNRHLPPYLPIAPKPPNHTPRLQAEMTRASWPNSDAYFCPLRQLPPLSSQINTGNNVRNVLREPQYVTTNSYTVQPQILQHNSVRTTTLYQSNIHSQNNSVSLGTSGHHVQSHMYHPNTQFKVVQSLNQDTEANVQLLQQYRPSQLGSETPRGCCAPSLLPANCDSRAAAQSSIGVPHAVQNVPNGYAFSQQRHPSDPKNASGFNSFQQCYQKQQSGSVSQSVRNVCNSSGNVTANRPFNEMPVPPTGISKELYEIVQEMETLSSVTASKQLSDPVSVQEGQTSSLTNRPVNSQICSAAAVDGKTITKDRLVWEAQRLHTIKKKCVLLERMHHYRRKLLSASERDKGTPQLPPSYQATVANCLPWMPNGTLSPSPSETAKTECPILNSSPEEKNDKKADADNRGLEVTQSDSQVEQGSLSSPAPIPSQSKLPTQLNNLESTPISEQKDSHALASSQNSVTSLNNASCFSQVDSSVKTASKNVPANPKNSSFLQFVLSSTNVLKEKTAGATADKILTSLLCSEKPLVGVSVSGGNLLKDTSEKNVESAKGEQPFIVDTNSSVSETTESGEVKFQSDVAQKKTPFPENKSVKQNNYHYSVEELTACLDLWKKHSSESVSVQNSQVNESPTENQISLHIQNTKNREQNNVLVSTGEAILPVTTASVGQKVDTLSCNFIKSVELQVAVVSPLVLSKQRTQSEQADKGPTSAGKTSPVIDSGSICSLQEEGKSGLSVVNTSKGTIDTARSSPSDCVLVQKVDPHLQQPKLADGNIAKTSVNAKGSYGENQREASQSAQDARGNLQPELQNKPPLPELGINFSSQIVQEGIKDHKDKQAVLETGDESTAVLGEQMFCISGVCSLVEGDKFYNPQIASIFKSVPETNAPNGTSSEGKATDPRQKERQLDLRKNKLSNNAPQKEILLQKMLNESSSCMRKAGKILDGITTSNLEKGSSGSPLKTVSTSEQKKSFNASLKRPKNYLEMLAGINQELAQRTPDVSISVTAERNVFAVQRGNSKQNNISSKTSTEKDMNLFGAEPIKCLNDQLSELVKEFPYGIEGANRLTKEPVQNVSVAERMESQLQKETQICDKNPPSKDPVDQIKIVALSADQMQELFPEHDQSSSSDSKTVVSQQSEKASAEENLEGSIQPHQSLCEKKETPQKTSNPRRKKIENCSLMGLLSVTQTMPWSPSKLGMSGSEKNADQLSKAENTSSLQRQEDNSKSDAEMKNSCTVENLPISEKIPSTDSKHKKDTCKYTSIMNRKAELKVNDEYKSLATEQEKIGPLNSSENQDVDKAKRSSWKEELQIDGVFPLLGKELDSDKKDHQTALEELSEKAGHPDADNITKSSEKQETVFKMESLSKDKTKPGLAVKSQTDIHRCTESVTVEIKHAEVIQGQKIKICQEISSEEQNCRKEKEIFGQDVGINIKEKAKLSAEIKHKKLNGHRADAMKFPYFGTIDFKSRNPKYSPHKSMKVYPSQEQPYKRKRKENVTGRRDPKKTKVEEEKLKESEAKNFKQLSRNCTVNTDKAKRLKAENGWKSKSSLADLSALKLQRKRARSTTVSKNYFSNKERCHDGQNGDKCSEKTFPDKNLLYLNRRNNRLKLHLQKEPKKHYLNRVAFKRMAQECIYLTKLETSPVRPVRHIKPKVSQKDAKRGASVSEVEKSCKIEVLEFKLCPEILFREPSTDEESLATKHSLEREKAIVAGVKSKKEDWLKCNPVKQKKLEEIFTAEDSIPLDTAIQILDGGGEAPHTPNKDSKEMFQAYRKMYLEKKMQKP; encoded by the coding sequence atgGACTGGAATGCAAGATCACTCCAGAATGCTGATGCAAAGAAGAACCTGCAAAATGAAGAAGCATGTCACAATCAGTTGCTTTGTAATGCACATGATTTTCCTCAGACAAACATCTGTTCCTCTAAAAATGCATGCACTTGTGCTGGAAATAACCAAATGGTGTATCTGCCAACTAGCAATGTTGCCTTCCCTTTTGTAAATTCTGAAGGACTCAAAACTTCAGATCAGGCCTTACCAGAAGCATCTGTAGCTggtaatgatttatttatttctaaatactCAGTTAATCGACATCTACCACCCTACTTACCAATAGCTCCAAAACCTCCCAATCATACACCACGTTTGCAGGCAGAGATGACTCGGGCTTCTTGGCCAAACTCTGACGCCTACTTTTGTCCCCTTAGACAGTTACCTCCCCTGTCTTCTCAAATAAACACTGGAAATAACGTGAGGAATGTACTCCGGGAACCTCAGTATGTCACCACAAACAGTTACACTGTGCAGCCGCAAATACTGCAGCATAATTCTGTGAGAACTACAACATTATATCAAAGTAACATTCATTCCCAGAATAATTCTGTGTCCCTTGGTACATCTGGGCACCATGTCCAAAGCCATATGTATCATCCCAACACTCAGTTTAAAGTTGTACAATCGCTGAATCAAGATACTGAAGCAAATGTCCAGCTGCTACAACAATATCGACCAAGTCAGTTGGGATCAGAAACTCCTAGAGGATGTTGTGCACCATCTTTGTTGCCTGCCAACTGTGATTCAAGAGCTGCAGCACAATCTTCAATAGGTGTTCCACATGCTGTTCAAAATGTGCCTAATGGATACGCCTTTAGCCAACAGAGGCACCCATCAGATCCAAAAAATGCTTCTGGTTTTAACAGTTTTCAGCAATGCTATCAGAAACAGCAATCTGGGTCAGTCAGTCAATCAGTTAGGAATGTCTGTAATTCAAGTGGAAATGTGACAGCAAATCGGCCCTTTAATGAAATGCCTGTGCCACCCACTGGCATTTCCAAAGAACTGTATGAGATTGTACAAGAAATGGAAACTCTTTCTTCAGTGACTGCTTCAAAGCAACTTAGTGATCCTGTTTCAGTTCAGGAAGGCCAGACTAGTAGTTTAACGAATAGGCCTGTTAATTCTCAGAtttgttcagcagcagcagtagatGGAAAAACAATTACAAAGGACAGATTAGTTTGGGAAGCTCAAAGGCTgcacactattaaaaaaaaatgtgtcctGCTTGAAAGGATGCATCATTACAGAAGGAAACTCTTATCAGCTTCAGAACGTGACAAAGGTACTCCCCAGCTTCCTCCAAGTTATCAGGCTACTGTTGCCAATTGTCTTCCGTGGATGCCCAATGGAACTCTATCACCTTCCCCATCTGAAACAGCGAAGACTGAGTGTCCAATACTTAACTCttcacctgaagaaaaaaatgacaaaaaagctGATGCTGATAACAGAGGATTAGAGGTGACTCAAAGTGACTCTCAGGTGGAGCAAGGAAGCCTTTCAAGCCCTGCTCCTATTCCCTCTCAGAGCAAACTCCCAACTCAATTAAATAATCTTGAGAGCACTCCCATATCAGAACAAAAGGATTCACATGCCTTGGCCTCATCTCAAAACTCTGTGACATCCTTGAACAATGCTTCATGTTTTAGTCAAGTGGATAGCTCTGTCAAAACGGCATCAAAGAATGTGCCAGCTAACCCCAAGAACTCGTCATTTCTTCAGTTTGTATTGAGCAGCACAAATGTATTGAAAGAGAAGACAGCTGGTGCTACTGCTGATAAAATACTGACAAGTCTCTTGTGCAGTGAGAAACCACTGGTAGGTGTATCTGTCTCGGGTGGAAACTTACTAAAAGACACTAGTGAGAAGAATGTAGAAAGTGCGAAAGGTGAGCAGCCATTTATTGTTGACACAAACTCTTCTGTGTCAGAAACAACTGAATCTGGTGAAGTTAAATTCCAGAGTGATGtggctcagaaaaaaacaccatttcctgaaaataaatctgttaaaCAGAACAATTATCATTACTCTGTGGAAGAGCTAACTGCATGCCTGGACTTGTGGAAAAAACATTCGTCAGAATCTGTAAGTGTGCAAAATAGTCAGGTAAATGAAAGTCCcacagaaaatcagatttcacTGCACatccaaaatacaaaaaatagaGAACAAAATAATGTTCTTGTTAGTACAGGTGAAGCAATTTTGCCTGTAACAACTGCTTCTGTAGGACAAAAAGTTGATACTTTAAGTTGCAATTTCATAAAAAGCGTTGAACTCCAAGTTGCAGTTGTCTCTCCTTTAGTACTTTCCAAACAGAGAACACAGAGTGAGCAGGCAGACAAAGGTCCAACATCTGCAGGTAAAACTTCTCCAGTGATTGATTCAGGAAGCATATGTAGCTTGcaagaagaggggaaaagtgGTTTAAGTGTGGTAAATACCAGTAAAGGAACAATAGATACTGCTAGGTCATCACCCAGTGATTGTGTTCTGGTACAGAAGGTGGACCCGCATTTGCAACAGCCAAAATTAGCTGATGGAAACATAGCAAAAACCAGCGTGAATGCAAAAGGTTCATATGGTGAAAACCAAAGGGAAGCTAGTCAATCAGCACAAGATGCCAGAGGAAATCTGCAGCCTGAATTACAAAACAAGCCACCTCTTCCTGAATTGGGCATAAATTTTTCTAGTCAAATTGTTCAGGAAGGTATAAAAGACCATAAAGACAAGCAAGCTGTGTTAGAGACAGGAGATGAATCCACAGCAGTGTTGGGAGAACAGATGTTTTGTATTTCTGGTGTATGTTCTCTTGTTGAAGGTGATAAATTTTATAACCCACAAATAGCAAGTATCTTCAAGTCAGTCCCTGAGACAAATGCACCAAATGGTACCtcatcagaaggaaaagcaactgACCCAAGACAAAAGGAACGACAGCTGGACTTACGTAAAAATAAGCTGAGCAATAATGCTCCCCAGAAAGAGATTTTGCTGCAAAAGATGTTGAATGAATCGTCAAGCTGCATGAGGAAAGCGGGTAAGATTTTGGATGGTATCACAACTAGTAATTTGGAGAAAGGAAGCAGTGGCAGTCCTCTTAAAACAGTTTCTAcctcagaacaaaaaaagtcattcaATGCATCTTTGAAGCGTCCTAAAAATTACTTGGAAATGCTTGCTGGCATAAACCAGGAGCTAGCTCAACGTACACCAGATGTCTCAATCAGTGTAACTGctgaaagaaatgtgtttgctgTTCAAAGGGGCAACAGTAAACAAAATAACATATCCAGTAAAACTAGCACAGAAAAAGACATGAACCTTTTTGGAGCAGAACCCATTAAATGTCTAAATGATCAGTTGTCCGAACTAGTGAAAGAGTTTCCGTATGGCATTGAAGGTGCTAATAGGCTGACAAAAGAACCagtacaaaatgtttctgtggcTGAGCGGATGGAGAGTCAGCTTCAGAAAGAGACTCAGATCTGTGACAAGAATCCTCCTTCGAAGGATCCAGTAGATCAGATAAAAATTGTAGCATTAAGCGCTGATCAAATGCAAGAACTGTTTCCTGAACATGACCAGAGTTCCTCTAGTGACAGCAAGACAGTAGTGAGTCAACAGTCAGAAAAGGCTTCAGCTGAGGAGAACCTTGAAGGTAGTATTCAGCCTCATCAGAGTCTAtgtgagaagaaagaaaccccacaaaaaacctccaaccccaggagaaaaaaaattgaaaattgttctttaatGGGTTTGCTATCTGTAACACAGACAATGCCCTGGAGTCCCAGTAAATTGGGAATGTCTGgttcagagaaaaatgctgatcagctttcaaaagctgaaaatactaGCTCTCTACAGAGACAAGAAGACAACAGTAAATCTGATGCTGAAATGAAGAACAGCTGTACAGTGGAAAACCTGCCGATTTCTGAAAAAATCCCAAGTACTGATAGCAAACATAAAAAAGATACTTGCAAATACACCTCTATAAtgaacagaaaagctgagctAAAGGTGAATGATGAATACAAATCACTTgcaacagaacaggaaaaaattggACCACTTAATTCCTCTGAGAACCAGGATGTTGATAAAGCTAAAAGGAGTAGCTGGAAGGAAGAGCTGCAAATTGACGGAGTGTTCCCATTGTTAGGCAAAGAACTTGATTCTGACAAAAAAGATCATCAGACAGCCTTGGAAGAGTTGTCAGAGAAAGCTGGCCATCCAGATGCAGACAACATAACAAAGTCATCTGAAAAGCAAGAGACAGTTTTCAAAATGGAGTCCCTTTCAAAAGATAAAACCAAACCAGGTTTGGCAGTGAAATCCCAAACTGATATTCACAGATGTACAGAGTCAGTAACTGTTGAAATTAAGCACGCTGAAGTCATTCAAggacaaaaaattaaaatctgtcaAGAGATCTCATCTGAAGAACAGAActgtaggaaagaaaaggagatattTGGGCAAGATGTAGGAATTAACATCAAAGAGAAAGCCAAATtgtcagcagaaataaaacataaaaagctgAATGGTCATCGTGCTGATGCTATGAAGTTCCCATATTTTGGCACTATAGACTTTAAGTCAAGAAACCCCAAATATTCTCCGCATAAATCTATGAAAGTTTATCCTTCACAGGAGCAGCCATACAAAcggaagaggaaagaaaatgtgactGGGAGGAGAGAccctaagaaaacaaaagtggaagaggaaaaactgaaagaatctGAAGCAAAGAATTTCAAGCAGCTTTCACGTAATTGCACGGTAAATACTGACAAAGCTAAAAGactcaaagcagaaaatggcTGGAAATCAAAGAGTTCATTAGCAGATCTCTCTGCGCTTaaactacagagaaaaaggGCTCGATCTACTACTGTCTCTAAAAACTACTTTTCTAACAAAGAGAGATGTCATGATGGTCAAAACGGAGACAAATGCTCTGAGAAAACATTTCCTGATAAAAATTTGCTATAtttaaatagaagaaataacAGATTAAAATTGCATCTTCAAAAGGAACCAAAAAAACACTATTTGAACAGAGTGGCATTTAAACGTATGGCACAGGAATGCATATATCTGACAAAATTGGAGACGTCACCTGTTAGACCTGTCCGGCATATAAAGCCCAAAGTGTcacaaaaagatgcaaaaagaGGTGCTTCTGTCTCAGAAGTTGAGAAATCATGCAAAATAGAAGTACTTGAATTTAAGTTGTGTCCAGAGATACTGTTCAGAGAACCAAGCACTGA
- the RESF1 gene encoding retroelement silencing factor 1 isoform X2 translates to MDWNARSLQNADAKKNLQNEEACHNQLLCNAHDFPQTNICSSKNACTCAGNNQMVYLPTSNVAFPFVNSEGLKTSDQALPEASVAGNDLFISKYSVNRHLPPYLPIAPKPPNHTPRLQAEMTRASWPNSDAYFCPLRQLPPLSSQINTGNNVRNVLREPQYVTTNSYTVQPQILQHNSVRTTTLYQSNIHSQNNSVSLGTSGHHVQSHMYHPNTQFKVVQSLNQDTEANVQLLQQYRPSQLGSETPRGCCAPSLLPANCDSRAAAQSSIGVPHAVQNVPNGYAFSQQRHPSDPKNASGFNSFQQCYQKQQSGSVSQSVRNVCNSSGNVTANRPFNEMPVPPTGISKELYEIVQEMETLSSVTASKQLSDPVSVQEGQTSSLTNRPVNSQICSAAAVDGKTITKDRLVWEAQRLHTIKKKCVLLERMHHYRRKLLSASERDKGTPQLPPSYQATVANCLPWMPNGTLSPSPSETAKTECPILNSSPEEKNDKKADADNRGLEVTQSDSQVEQGSLSSPAPIPSQSKLPTQLNNLESTPISEQKDSHALASSQNSVTSLNNASCFSQVDSSVKTASKNVPANPKNSSFLQFVLSSTNVLKEKTAGATADKILTSLLCSEKPLVGVSVSGGNLLKDTSEKNVESAKGEQPFIVDTNSSVSETTESGEVKFQSDVAQKKTPFPENKSVKQNNYHYSVEELTACLDLWKKHSSESVSVQNSQVNESPTENQISLHIQNTKNREQNNVLVSTGEAILPVTTASVGQKVDTLSCNFIKSVELQVAVVSPLVLSKQRTQSEQADKGPTSAGKTSPVIDSGSICSLQEEGKSGLSVVNTSKGTIDTARSSPSDCVLVQKVDPHLQQPKLADGNIAKTSVNAKGSYGENQREASQSAQDARGNLQPELQNKPPLPELGINFSSQIVQEGIKDHKDKQAVLETGDESTAVLGEQMFCISGVCSLVEGDKFYNPQIASIFKSVPETNAPNGTSSEGKATDPRQKERQLDLRKNKLSNNAPQKEILLQKMLNESSSCMRKAGKILDGITTSNLEKGSSGSPLKTVSTSEQKKSFNASLKRPKNYLEMLAGINQELAQRTPDVSISVTAERNVFAVQRGNSKQNNISSKTSTEKDMNLFGAEPIKCLNDQLSELVKEFPYGIEGANRLTKEPVQNVSVAERMESQLQKETQICDKNPPSKDPVDQIKIVALSADQMQELFPEHDQSSSSDSKTVVSQQSEKASAEENLEGSIQPHQSLCEKKETPQKTSNPRRKKIENCSLMGLLSVTQTMPWSPSKLGMSGSEKNADQLSKAENTSSLQRQEDNSKSDAEMKNSCTVENLPISEKIPSTDSKHKKDTCKYTSIMNRKAELKVNDEYKSLATEQEKIGPLNSSENQDVDKAKRSSWKEELQIDGVFPLLGKELDSDKKDHQTALEELSEKAGHPDADNITKSSEKQETVFKMESLSKDKTKPGLAVKSQTDIHRCTESVTVEIKHAEVIQGQKIKICQEISSEEQNCRKEKEIFGQDVGINIKEKAKLSAEIKHKKLNGHRADAMKFPYFGTIDFKSRNPKYSPHKSMKVYPSQEQPYKRKRKENVTGRRDPKKTKVEEEKLKESEAKNFKQLSRNCTVNTDKAKRLKAENGWKSKSSLADLSALKLQRKRARSTTVSKNYFSNKERCHDGQNGDKCSEKTFPDKNLLYLNRRNNRLKLHLQKEPKKHYLNRVAFKRMAQECIYLTKLETSPVRPVRHIKPKVSQKDAKRGASVSEVEKSCKIEVLEFKLCPEILFREPSTDEESLATKHSLEREKAIVAAEDSIPLDTAIQILDGGGEAPHTPNKDSKEMFQAYRKMYLEKKMQKP, encoded by the coding sequence atgGACTGGAATGCAAGATCACTCCAGAATGCTGATGCAAAGAAGAACCTGCAAAATGAAGAAGCATGTCACAATCAGTTGCTTTGTAATGCACATGATTTTCCTCAGACAAACATCTGTTCCTCTAAAAATGCATGCACTTGTGCTGGAAATAACCAAATGGTGTATCTGCCAACTAGCAATGTTGCCTTCCCTTTTGTAAATTCTGAAGGACTCAAAACTTCAGATCAGGCCTTACCAGAAGCATCTGTAGCTggtaatgatttatttatttctaaatactCAGTTAATCGACATCTACCACCCTACTTACCAATAGCTCCAAAACCTCCCAATCATACACCACGTTTGCAGGCAGAGATGACTCGGGCTTCTTGGCCAAACTCTGACGCCTACTTTTGTCCCCTTAGACAGTTACCTCCCCTGTCTTCTCAAATAAACACTGGAAATAACGTGAGGAATGTACTCCGGGAACCTCAGTATGTCACCACAAACAGTTACACTGTGCAGCCGCAAATACTGCAGCATAATTCTGTGAGAACTACAACATTATATCAAAGTAACATTCATTCCCAGAATAATTCTGTGTCCCTTGGTACATCTGGGCACCATGTCCAAAGCCATATGTATCATCCCAACACTCAGTTTAAAGTTGTACAATCGCTGAATCAAGATACTGAAGCAAATGTCCAGCTGCTACAACAATATCGACCAAGTCAGTTGGGATCAGAAACTCCTAGAGGATGTTGTGCACCATCTTTGTTGCCTGCCAACTGTGATTCAAGAGCTGCAGCACAATCTTCAATAGGTGTTCCACATGCTGTTCAAAATGTGCCTAATGGATACGCCTTTAGCCAACAGAGGCACCCATCAGATCCAAAAAATGCTTCTGGTTTTAACAGTTTTCAGCAATGCTATCAGAAACAGCAATCTGGGTCAGTCAGTCAATCAGTTAGGAATGTCTGTAATTCAAGTGGAAATGTGACAGCAAATCGGCCCTTTAATGAAATGCCTGTGCCACCCACTGGCATTTCCAAAGAACTGTATGAGATTGTACAAGAAATGGAAACTCTTTCTTCAGTGACTGCTTCAAAGCAACTTAGTGATCCTGTTTCAGTTCAGGAAGGCCAGACTAGTAGTTTAACGAATAGGCCTGTTAATTCTCAGAtttgttcagcagcagcagtagatGGAAAAACAATTACAAAGGACAGATTAGTTTGGGAAGCTCAAAGGCTgcacactattaaaaaaaaatgtgtcctGCTTGAAAGGATGCATCATTACAGAAGGAAACTCTTATCAGCTTCAGAACGTGACAAAGGTACTCCCCAGCTTCCTCCAAGTTATCAGGCTACTGTTGCCAATTGTCTTCCGTGGATGCCCAATGGAACTCTATCACCTTCCCCATCTGAAACAGCGAAGACTGAGTGTCCAATACTTAACTCttcacctgaagaaaaaaatgacaaaaaagctGATGCTGATAACAGAGGATTAGAGGTGACTCAAAGTGACTCTCAGGTGGAGCAAGGAAGCCTTTCAAGCCCTGCTCCTATTCCCTCTCAGAGCAAACTCCCAACTCAATTAAATAATCTTGAGAGCACTCCCATATCAGAACAAAAGGATTCACATGCCTTGGCCTCATCTCAAAACTCTGTGACATCCTTGAACAATGCTTCATGTTTTAGTCAAGTGGATAGCTCTGTCAAAACGGCATCAAAGAATGTGCCAGCTAACCCCAAGAACTCGTCATTTCTTCAGTTTGTATTGAGCAGCACAAATGTATTGAAAGAGAAGACAGCTGGTGCTACTGCTGATAAAATACTGACAAGTCTCTTGTGCAGTGAGAAACCACTGGTAGGTGTATCTGTCTCGGGTGGAAACTTACTAAAAGACACTAGTGAGAAGAATGTAGAAAGTGCGAAAGGTGAGCAGCCATTTATTGTTGACACAAACTCTTCTGTGTCAGAAACAACTGAATCTGGTGAAGTTAAATTCCAGAGTGATGtggctcagaaaaaaacaccatttcctgaaaataaatctgttaaaCAGAACAATTATCATTACTCTGTGGAAGAGCTAACTGCATGCCTGGACTTGTGGAAAAAACATTCGTCAGAATCTGTAAGTGTGCAAAATAGTCAGGTAAATGAAAGTCCcacagaaaatcagatttcacTGCACatccaaaatacaaaaaatagaGAACAAAATAATGTTCTTGTTAGTACAGGTGAAGCAATTTTGCCTGTAACAACTGCTTCTGTAGGACAAAAAGTTGATACTTTAAGTTGCAATTTCATAAAAAGCGTTGAACTCCAAGTTGCAGTTGTCTCTCCTTTAGTACTTTCCAAACAGAGAACACAGAGTGAGCAGGCAGACAAAGGTCCAACATCTGCAGGTAAAACTTCTCCAGTGATTGATTCAGGAAGCATATGTAGCTTGcaagaagaggggaaaagtgGTTTAAGTGTGGTAAATACCAGTAAAGGAACAATAGATACTGCTAGGTCATCACCCAGTGATTGTGTTCTGGTACAGAAGGTGGACCCGCATTTGCAACAGCCAAAATTAGCTGATGGAAACATAGCAAAAACCAGCGTGAATGCAAAAGGTTCATATGGTGAAAACCAAAGGGAAGCTAGTCAATCAGCACAAGATGCCAGAGGAAATCTGCAGCCTGAATTACAAAACAAGCCACCTCTTCCTGAATTGGGCATAAATTTTTCTAGTCAAATTGTTCAGGAAGGTATAAAAGACCATAAAGACAAGCAAGCTGTGTTAGAGACAGGAGATGAATCCACAGCAGTGTTGGGAGAACAGATGTTTTGTATTTCTGGTGTATGTTCTCTTGTTGAAGGTGATAAATTTTATAACCCACAAATAGCAAGTATCTTCAAGTCAGTCCCTGAGACAAATGCACCAAATGGTACCtcatcagaaggaaaagcaactgACCCAAGACAAAAGGAACGACAGCTGGACTTACGTAAAAATAAGCTGAGCAATAATGCTCCCCAGAAAGAGATTTTGCTGCAAAAGATGTTGAATGAATCGTCAAGCTGCATGAGGAAAGCGGGTAAGATTTTGGATGGTATCACAACTAGTAATTTGGAGAAAGGAAGCAGTGGCAGTCCTCTTAAAACAGTTTCTAcctcagaacaaaaaaagtcattcaATGCATCTTTGAAGCGTCCTAAAAATTACTTGGAAATGCTTGCTGGCATAAACCAGGAGCTAGCTCAACGTACACCAGATGTCTCAATCAGTGTAACTGctgaaagaaatgtgtttgctgTTCAAAGGGGCAACAGTAAACAAAATAACATATCCAGTAAAACTAGCACAGAAAAAGACATGAACCTTTTTGGAGCAGAACCCATTAAATGTCTAAATGATCAGTTGTCCGAACTAGTGAAAGAGTTTCCGTATGGCATTGAAGGTGCTAATAGGCTGACAAAAGAACCagtacaaaatgtttctgtggcTGAGCGGATGGAGAGTCAGCTTCAGAAAGAGACTCAGATCTGTGACAAGAATCCTCCTTCGAAGGATCCAGTAGATCAGATAAAAATTGTAGCATTAAGCGCTGATCAAATGCAAGAACTGTTTCCTGAACATGACCAGAGTTCCTCTAGTGACAGCAAGACAGTAGTGAGTCAACAGTCAGAAAAGGCTTCAGCTGAGGAGAACCTTGAAGGTAGTATTCAGCCTCATCAGAGTCTAtgtgagaagaaagaaaccccacaaaaaacctccaaccccaggagaaaaaaaattgaaaattgttctttaatGGGTTTGCTATCTGTAACACAGACAATGCCCTGGAGTCCCAGTAAATTGGGAATGTCTGgttcagagaaaaatgctgatcagctttcaaaagctgaaaatactaGCTCTCTACAGAGACAAGAAGACAACAGTAAATCTGATGCTGAAATGAAGAACAGCTGTACAGTGGAAAACCTGCCGATTTCTGAAAAAATCCCAAGTACTGATAGCAAACATAAAAAAGATACTTGCAAATACACCTCTATAAtgaacagaaaagctgagctAAAGGTGAATGATGAATACAAATCACTTgcaacagaacaggaaaaaattggACCACTTAATTCCTCTGAGAACCAGGATGTTGATAAAGCTAAAAGGAGTAGCTGGAAGGAAGAGCTGCAAATTGACGGAGTGTTCCCATTGTTAGGCAAAGAACTTGATTCTGACAAAAAAGATCATCAGACAGCCTTGGAAGAGTTGTCAGAGAAAGCTGGCCATCCAGATGCAGACAACATAACAAAGTCATCTGAAAAGCAAGAGACAGTTTTCAAAATGGAGTCCCTTTCAAAAGATAAAACCAAACCAGGTTTGGCAGTGAAATCCCAAACTGATATTCACAGATGTACAGAGTCAGTAACTGTTGAAATTAAGCACGCTGAAGTCATTCAAggacaaaaaattaaaatctgtcaAGAGATCTCATCTGAAGAACAGAActgtaggaaagaaaaggagatattTGGGCAAGATGTAGGAATTAACATCAAAGAGAAAGCCAAATtgtcagcagaaataaaacataaaaagctgAATGGTCATCGTGCTGATGCTATGAAGTTCCCATATTTTGGCACTATAGACTTTAAGTCAAGAAACCCCAAATATTCTCCGCATAAATCTATGAAAGTTTATCCTTCACAGGAGCAGCCATACAAAcggaagaggaaagaaaatgtgactGGGAGGAGAGAccctaagaaaacaaaagtggaagaggaaaaactgaaagaatctGAAGCAAAGAATTTCAAGCAGCTTTCACGTAATTGCACGGTAAATACTGACAAAGCTAAAAGactcaaagcagaaaatggcTGGAAATCAAAGAGTTCATTAGCAGATCTCTCTGCGCTTaaactacagagaaaaaggGCTCGATCTACTACTGTCTCTAAAAACTACTTTTCTAACAAAGAGAGATGTCATGATGGTCAAAACGGAGACAAATGCTCTGAGAAAACATTTCCTGATAAAAATTTGCTATAtttaaatagaagaaataacAGATTAAAATTGCATCTTCAAAAGGAACCAAAAAAACACTATTTGAACAGAGTGGCATTTAAACGTATGGCACAGGAATGCATATATCTGACAAAATTGGAGACGTCACCTGTTAGACCTGTCCGGCATATAAAGCCCAAAGTGTcacaaaaagatgcaaaaagaGGTGCTTCTGTCTCAGAAGTTGAGAAATCATGCAAAATAGAAGTACTTGAATTTAAGTTGTGTCCAGAGATACTGTTCAGAGAACCAAGCACTGA